The region GCTGCGCGAATCGGGCCAGCCCTTTTGTTAATCAGCCATACTGCGCTTTTTGCAGATTAAGCGTCGGATGGCTGGCAGGTTTTGCCGCTGATTTTTTGAATAAGCTTGTTGAGCGCCCCCGCCTGTAATGCGAGCTGTTCCACCGCAGTTACAGACCGTTCCATTCCGCTGGTTGTTTGATCTGCCACGCCGCTGACTTCATTTAACACATGGTGGATTTCTTCGCTTGTTGCCGATTGTTCTTCAACAGCGGTCGCAATGGAGCGCACCTGATCAGTGGTTAACCCCGCCAGTTCCAGAATTTCATGCAATGCTATGCCGGATTGATCCGCCAGTTGCGTTGCTTCTTGCACGGCTAGAGCGGCATCTCCCATACCTTCAGCAGCCTTGCCAGCGCCAGATTGAATGGCGGTTATGGCAGAGCTGACCTCCGCAGTAGCTCTCATGGTTTTTTCTGCAAGCTTTCTGACCTCATCAGCAACCACAGCAAATCCGCGGCCAGCCTCACCAGCACGGGCTGCTTCAATAGCGGCGTTTAAAGCCAGAAGGTTGGTCTGATCGGCAATATCGGTGATGACATCCATGATCTGCCCGATGTCGGCGACCTGATCGCCCAGGCCGCTGATATCTTCTTTCAAAATGTCTGTTTGTCCCTTCACGCGGCTAATTGCAGCAACCGACTGTTGTACTGTAGCAGCGCCTTTCCTGGCCTGCTGCATGGTTTTATCTGCCTGCTGGCTTGCACCGGAGGCATTTTGGGCAATTTCCACAGCGGTGGCGTTCATCTGACTGATGGCCACAGCGGCCTCAGCCGTACGGACATGCAATGTGTTCATGCCCTTGCTCGTTTGCTCCACAACCGTTGAAAGCTCCGCTGCTGCCGTTGAAACCTGCCCGGCAATGGATCCGGCCTGTTCAGCAGTTTCGTAAATAAGCCTGTTTGAGGTGATCAGTTTTTCCTCCTGTTCCCGGAGTTCTGTAAGGACTGTAAACTGGACAAAACAACCAATAAAAGTTGCTGCCGGATCATATATGGGGGTGGCATCAAGTTTTATGAAAAATGCTTTGCCTTTTGCATCGCGCCCTTCAAGTGTGCGGCCAGGGGTTGACTGTTTATCTTTGAGCGCGGCGAGGATTACGTCTGATACTTCTGGATTGTAGCGAAAAAAACTTGTTACATGAGCTTCAAAGTACGTATCGGCCTTTTGGTCCATAGCCAGAAAATCGCACAAAAGCTGATTCAGATATGTGATGCGGCCCTCCTGATTAACCACCAGACAGGGGGTGGCAATGCCGCCGAGTATTCCCTGTACAAATCCAAGTTTCTCCTTGAGTGCAGTAACCATCGCTTCAAGGTCATTTTTCAGTTGATTAAGTTCGGCTGTGCTGCCGTCAGCCCCAAGAATAGCGTGGAGGTTGCCCGCCGCAACTGCGTTGCTATACGCCACCATGCCTCTGATGGTGCGCGTGACGCCGCGCCCCACCAGATATGACAGCAGCGAGGCCAGTACCAGCGCAAGCCCCGTTGCCAGGAGCATTGTTGCGCGTTTTGTTTTATAATCACCGATACGCACAGCCAGTAATACATCCAGTTCAGCGGCGCACGCTTCCCAGTAGCGAAAGGCTGCATCAAGTGCCTTTTCACCTGTGACCATAAATTCACTCTGAGATATTGCTGCTCCAGACGAAATACTGTTGAGCATGACAATAAAAGGTTCTGTGGCCGCCTTGTAGCTTTCAAGCGCGGCCTTAAGCTTGGGCGCAAGCGAAGGGCTGACTCCATAGAAATTGGGGTCTTCGTTCAGGGCCGTCTGGGTATCAGCCAGAATACGGGAATAGTCTGACTCATGGAGCATTGCAGCCAGCGTGTGGAACTCGCGCCGTTCGGTTTCTCCAAGTTTGGACTCGAGCAGGGCCGTGTTGCCAAAATCAAGGATTGACGCGATTCTGCGCTGGGTCTGGGGCAGCGTGAGCAGGGTCATATCCATTGTGTAGTAACTGTCCAAATCAGGATCAAGAATCAGGTTCGAGGTGTCGCCGCAGTGAGTAATCATGCCAGAAATATCTTCCAGCAACTGTGCAAGTCCCTCTTTGAACGCGGCGGCATCATTCTGCCTGCTTTTCAGCTTTTCCCACCGGGCTGCAACATCACCTGGAAAAAGGTGGGAACGGCCACGAATTTTCAGGCCATCAGCGGTGAATTGCAGGTCTGATCCATGAAGCCTGTTTGCCGCCTCAAGTTCGGCAAAAGCCTGATCAACCTTGCGCTGGCCGTCTGGCTGTGCTGCTTTTGGCAGATACTCCAGCAGTTTTTCCAGTGGGCGTTGGAAAGAGTTGCCCTGGGTTTCCAGACTGCTGAAAGAGATTTGTGAATTGATGTTGGATACAGAGATGTAAAGCAAAACGCCCAGCGGCAATACAAAGGCTATTCCAATAGACGTCAACTTTCCGGAAAGTTTGATGTTTCGTAAAGCCATGATAACGGTGCTCCAGAGTAAAGTAACCACACCATTCTGCCTGTGGATAAGCACTGGCAGAATGGTTGGGCATCAGGTGCAAAAAACGCGGAACAGAAAGAATCGTACATTGAGCACGATCTTATCTTGTTGCACAGCATTTTTTGAACTGTTCTTTAATCTGCCCTGAAAGGGGGGAGGAGCAGAGAACGACTTTTTTGGGCAGACACTCTGGCGCACTGTAACACTTATAATTGTGCACACCGCCGCATCTGGTCCAATAAAGTTCACCCAACTCCGGGGGGAGGAGCTCTGGAATGGCAAATCGCATATAAACTTGCTGTATTCTTTTATCCCAAGTTGTATATGTTCTGCAAGTAGTAGTGTTCTGGCGTATTTTTGATCAAATGTAGTAGCATGAAGTGTTGTGCTGCAAGATCATGTTTTTGAATGTTTTTTCAAAAAATTATATATTTATTGGAAACAGGTTATGATGCGATTGGTATTATTATGACGTAATGACTGCGTGTGTTTATGAAAAACGCATACTGGCTGCAAACAGCCTGTGTAGCCTGGCCTTGTGCTCAGTTCAACATAGTCAATTTTGCGGAAAATACCTTTCATTGCTTTGCGCACATGCTGCGACACAAGCGCCATGCAGACACATGAGCGCAAAGTATTGCCCAGAAAGCCCACGTGGTCTTCAAGACATTGAGGGCTGATGCCGCAGGCCGTGAGGCTGCGCGCAGCATATCCCGAATGGCAGCCAGAATACCTCTGTAGCAAGCGCCTACCGGCGGTTTATCACCAATGGTTTTAAGGCTGCACAGCGGGATGTGTACGCAACAAGAAAATCCGGCAATCAGCCGAATGGGTATGCGGAAAAAGAGCACAGAAAAATCCTGCACCCTGGGCGCGCGGGGGGAATCTGATTCAGAAAATGAGGACAGTACATGCGCCAACAGAATTGTCCTTGTTGCGGCAAAGAGAGCGCCACACTACTGGGAGCAAAGCCCCAAAGGGTTAATTCTCTCTTGCCTTCTCCTCAATATAACCTCTCAGCGCCGCGGCATTGTTCATCTCCGTATCTTTTGCAGCGTAAAGCAGTATCACGGTCTGATTCTGGCGAAGGATGGTTTGCAGTTGCGCAACAGCCGCCGGGGCGGCATCAAGCTCGGCGAAATAGCGCTCCTTGAATTCTGGCCATTTGGCTTCATCGTGGGCAAACCACTTGCGCAGGTTGTCTGATGGGGCGATATCTTTAAGCCACACATCCCACAGGGCGGCGCTTTTGGAAATCCCCCGGGGCCACAGCCTGTCCACAAGAACCCGTATTCCTGCTGGTTCGACATCGTGTGCGTATACGCGGCGTAAAATAATATCCATGTCAGGTAATCCTGTTGGAGTGACGGCTTTTATAAAATTGCGCAGCGTGAGGGACAATGCAAGTCAAAATAGCCAGTGACTTACTCGGTAGATTCCTTCGCCCGCAAGCGGATGGATGGAAGAAGGTTTGAGCAAGGCGGCCCGCATTGGGAGTATAGTCGGGAGATTATGGTGGTGTGCCGTGGACTTGCGGCGCTTTGCGCCGCAGTTAAATGAAAAATCTTGGAATGATTATATAAGTTGACAGGCCAGACGGTTCCGCGTAGATACACCTTTCGCGTCGGGATGTAGCGCAGCCTGGGAGCGCACTTGAATGGGGTTCAAGGGGTCGAAGGTTCAAATCCTTTCATCCCGACCAGAGGTTTAAAGGGAATTCATGGAAACATGGATTCCCTTTTCTCGTTTCTAACGGCTGTTTTTCCGCTTCCTACCGACAAAAAGCCAGATTCCTCTGCCTGTAAGTTTAAAAAATCTGTCTTTTTTTACCTCACCACGCATAATTTGTGCCAAAAACAGTTGTCTGACTGTTGTCGTCAAGAAAAAAAAGGAATATGCAGAAAACAAACCTGTTTTTTTGGCAAAACCAAGGAGGGTCATCATGTTTAAGCGTCTCATGCTTGCATTGGTTCTGTCCCTGGCACTCGCGGCTCCTGCGGCTGCGGAAAACACCGGCGTTTATGGCGGCTTGAAATTTATTGATTCCATTCAAAGCACTGGCCCGTTCTCTCTGAGCGGGGATGTGAAGGGTTTTGGCGTTGGCCAGTATTCGCAAAACACCGTTGGGGGCGGTATTTTTGTGGGGTACGACTTTTATCCGCATTTTCAGGTGCCCATGCGCACAGAACTGGAATATGCCATACGAAGCAATATGACCAAAACCTGGGATCAGCAGATTAATGGCAGCACGGCATCGTTTAAGGGCGAGTGGGGCGTGCAAACGCTGTTTGCCAACGCATATTGGGACTTCCACAACTCCACGGCCTTTACTCCCTACCTAGGCGGCGGCCTTGGCATGGGATTCATCAAGACCAAGTACACTGCGGACGTTGACGGCGATGGGGATTCCGGCAGCCTGACGCAGTATGATACCGTTTTTGCATGGAATCTCGGCGCAGGCTGTTCCTACGCCTTTACGGAAAACATCTCGGCAGATCTGGCCTACCGCTTTGTGGGGCTGGGCTATACCGACATCAGCAAGCGTGTTGACGACAACAAGGTTTCCATCGGCAATACTCCGTATGCCAATGAATTCAGCCTTGGCCTGCGCTTTACGTTCTAGGCATAGGAAACGACAAACTGTCAGCTAGATTAGTGGGCCGGGGATTTCTCCGGCCCTTTTTTGAAATAAATCTCAAAGTATCCCATGGGATGCTATAAAGTTTATGCAAGGCAGGCTCAATCCAAAAATCGCTATTGCGTGCCATGGCTGGAGCAAAACGTTGCATGTTGCAAGAGTTATACGGCACAACAACTTCTCTGCCAATGCCCGTGACAACAAATTCCGCGGGCTTCTTCAACCTCCCGCTGCACTGCTGCCTCTTGTCTTTTATAGCCCTGAGAGAGCATGGCACTAAACAGGGGCCTTTCCCGGTCAATTACAGTGGTGCTTAATAGCAGTTATGGAAGGGATAACACGAAAAAGATTATGGGACTGATCGTCCAATCTCTGCGGGAAGGATTGGGCATGAGCCGTTACGCCCTGGCGAAAGAGGCAGGGGTAGACAGTTCATGGCTGCGGCGTTTTGAGCAGGGAAAATCCGGTATTCGGGTAGAAACACTGATTACCCTGGCACGAGGGTTAAAAATTCCTGCGGCAGCTATTGTCACGGCGATGGAGAAGGCGTTGGAAAGCACTGAAAGATAATTAGCAGTACCCTCGTGCAAGATCAATTTAATGTAACTTTGGAGGGGTTATGGAAAGTAGCGATATACGTCCTTTGTTTAACATTTCAGAAGATTCCAATTCACAAATGTTTAATATTCTTTTACGTATTAAAGATATAGCTATAAATATTGTAAAAGAACAAATTGGAGATATGTACGTTTATTTTCCGTTTGAACGCCAGCCATTAGGTGAAATATATATCGATGAAAGACATATTGTTGCGCGTATAAATTGGGAAGTTCCAGGAAGAATACTTTCTGCTAGTAGCTTTTCTGATACAGATATAAGATATATAAAAGAAATTAAAGATATTTTTTATAACAGTGAGTACCTTTCTTTAAAAGAAAATTTTGGAACAGGCTGGTTTGATAGAGAAAAATATACTTATATTGCTACTCATCATAATGGTGAAATTTCATCATTACGCTTCTATCAGTTAATTACTGATTGGTTGAATGATATACTTATTGACATAAGTAAAGAAAATAGAACGCGTATACTACGTGCAATACCTGAACAGCCAATGTACGATATAGAGCCTTTTTTTAAAATGTTATGGGTTCTTGAAAGTGATGCAAATATTTCTCAAGGGACGGGATTTTCCATCAGTGAAAACAGAATCGTGACATGTAGTCATTGTGTATTCGAAGATACTGTTTTGTTTAGGTATGACAACTACAATACCAAGTATGGCATCAAAAATATTAAAAAAAATGACGCTTTAGATCTTGCAATTATTGATATTGATATTCCGCTGGATAACTTTGTGGAGATTGGGCAACCTGATCAAGCTAACCATATGGATCATGTGCTAATACTTGGACACCCAAACTATCGTATTGGAGACACTGTTAATATACAGCCAGGTCTGATTTCCGGTTTCAGAATGTCGCACGGTGTTCGGAGGTTGCTGACGAATGCCCACATAGTTGCTGGATGTAGTGGAGGCCCCGCCTTAGACGCTCACGGGAAAGTTTTGGGGGTGGCTGTGACTGGTGCAGATTGGGAAGGGAACGCCGACAGGACGGAAGATCATGGGATCATCCCAATAAATGCTATTGAACTTTTATAATATGGTCACGGGGCACAACACAAAGACTGGCGGAATAGTGCTGGAAAATCAATCATAAACGAGAAAAGGGAATTCATGTTTCCATGAATTCCCTTTAAATCTCTGGTCGGGATGAAAGGATTTGAACCTTCGACCCCTTGAACCCCATTCAAGTGCGCTCCCAGGCTGCGCTACATCCCGACGCGAAAAGAGTAACTACGCGGAACAGCCCGGTCTGTCAACATTTTTGCAACATTATTTTGCATTTTTTAAGACTAATCCCACAAGCGGCGGAAGATACAGGGTGATATCCCCCTCATACCGACCCGGCAGGGGAGCAGTAAAATGCTCTGCTGGCGGGCTTTTTACCGCCAGATTTCCATGCCCGGCAAAGCGGATTTCGTCAGACGAAAGCAGCTCCGCATACTTGCCGGGGCTTACGGCAAAGCGCAGGCTCTTTTGCGCCTCAAGCTCGTGAAAGTTGAAGGCAAAGAGCAGTTGCCCGCGCTCAAAGGCCAGCAGCCGCTTTTCTTCATGTATAAAGCGGAACATGGGCGGCTGGGCAAAATCCTCAAGGTGGCTTTGCACAAGCGCGAGCATCTGCCTATCCCATGAGGCCAGAGCGTGATATTTCAGCCCCGGGTCGTCAGCCAGCCGCCATTGGCGGTGCGCGTGTTTTTCCGCATCCAGCCATTCGGGATGCCCGAATTCGCAACCCATAAAGTTCAGGTAGCCCGCATCCGCCGTTGCCAGCGTTATAAGCCGCATGAGCCGATAGAAGGCCAGCCCGCGCGATATGTTCCAGCTTTCGGCCTTGTTGCCCATATGCCCGTACATGGCATCGCCCAGCAACCGCCAGATCATGGCATCGCTGCCGTTGATGTGCTGGTCGTGGCATTCCACATAGCTGATGGTGCGGTCGTAGGGCCGATGGTTGGTCATTTCATACCACAGGCTACCCATGTCGCGCGGCTCTTCAATGCATTTGGCCCAGTAATCGGGAATACCCATGGCAAAGCGGTAATCAAAGCCAAGGCCGCCTTGCTCCGGCGGACAGGTCAGCCCCGGCATGCCGGAAAATTCTTCGGCAATGGTCATGGCTGATGGGGCAAGCTCATGCATGAGGGCATTGGCAAGATTGAGATACAGCTCCCCGTTCACATCGGCGCGGGGTAGGCCGTTTTTGCCGTAAAAGCAGCGCCCCACGTGCGAAAAGTCGTCATCCTCGCCAAAATCCGCATAGAGCATGTTGCCCACGGCATCAAAGCGAAAGCCGTCCACGCGGAATTCTTCCAGCCAGTAGCGGCAGTTGGAGAGCAGAAAACGCCGCGTTGCCTCCTGACTGAAATCAAAGGATGGCGTTCCCCACTGGTTTTGCTGCCCGGTAAAAAAGTACCTGCTGCCATCATACTGCGCCAGCCCTTGCTCTGTGTTGGCGCTGGCGTGGCCGTGGGGCACATCAAGTATCACCGCAAGCCCCAGGCCGTGCGCGGTGTCCACAAGCTCCTTAAAGCCGTCCGGGGTGCCGTAGCGCGAGGACGGCGCAAAATAGCTGCTCACCTGATAGCCAAAGGATTTGTACAGCGGATGCTCCAGTATGCCCATGAGTTGCACCGCCGTATAGCCGCAAGCCTTGATGCGGGGCAGGATGTCGCGGCAAAAATCCTCATAGCTGCCCACGCTGTCGCCCTTGTGCGCCTGCGCGGATTGCGCCATGCCCACATGGGCCTCGTAAATACGGGGAAAAGCCTGCCGGGCAGGGCGGCGATGTTTGAAGCGGTAAGGTTCATCCGGCAGCCACAGGCGGGCGCACCATTGCTCCGGCACTGCCGCGTTCTGTTCCACCCAGTTGGCAAAGGCTGGCACGCGTTTGAGGGCCTTGCCGGGGTGCTGCGCGTCCTGCGCTTGCGCGGGAACCAGCCGCAATTCCACATAAGTGCCGTGTTGCAAGGCATCACCGGGCAGTTCCAGCTCAAAAATGCCGTCTGCACGGCGCTCAAAGCGGAATTTGGCGTGGCGCTGAAAGTTCAGTTTGTCGGTGGTGAGCCACAGGCTTTCGGCATTGGGCATGTATTCGCGCCAGCGCCATATGCTGCCTGCGGGTGTTGTGAGGCGGTGAGCGCCAAAGGTGAGGTGCTCACCAGCGTAGGCGCGCAACGAGCCGTGATGGATGCGTATACGCTCAATTTCTGCCATATAGGCATGGGTGCGTCGTTGAATGAAGGGGCGGTACTGCTCCAGGGCTGGGTCATCCAACGGACTGCCGGGAGAAGCGGAAGGCATGGCGGATCTCCTGATTATGGTTGCCCGAAAGCGGCGGGCGCAGGCTCGTCATGCATTGCCCGTCCGACCCGGAAGCCGGACGGGCACAAGGGCCATTGCTGGCCCGGAAGCGTCAGTTATTTGCAGCAGGCGCGCCAATCCTTGGCCGAAAGTTCGGCAAGGCATTCCACAAGAGCCTGAGTGCCCTTGCTGCCCTGGCCCTTGGCCTGCATGATGCGGTAAAGCTGGTCGGCCAGGGTGATGCCGGGCAGCACAAGCTTCATGCGGCGGCATTCGTCAAGGCAGAGGCCCAGATCCTTGATGAAGTGGTCGATGAAGAAGCCGGGGGCAAAGTCGCCCTTGAGCATGCGGCGACCAAGGGTATTCATGGCAAAGCTGCCGCCGGAACCGGCAACCACGAGCTCCATCCACTTGGCAACGTCAAGGCCTGCTTCCTGCGCAAAGAGGAAGGATTCGCAGGTGCTGATCATCACGCCAGCAATGGCGGCCTGATTGGCAAGTTTGCCCTTCTGGCCAAAGCCAGCGCCGCCGCAGTGCAGAATGTTGGTGCCCATCTTGTTGAAGCAGGGCAGTACGCGCTCGTAAGCCGCGTTGTCGCCGCCCACAAAGATGGAGAGCTTGGCATCGCGCGCGCCCACGTCGCCGCCGGTAACCGGGGCGTCCAGCGATTCGCAGCCCTGCTTTTTGGCGGCAGCGGCAATGCGCTCGGCCAGCACGGGGCTGGAGGTGCTCATGTCGCACACAATGCCGCCAGCGGCCAGGCCGCGCAGCACGCCGTTTTCGCCCAGCGTCACTTCTTCCACATCGTGGGGATAGCCCACAATGGTAAAGACCACGTCAGAGGCTTCGGCCACGGCGCGGGGGGTATCGGCCCACTTGGCGCCCTTGGCGAGCAGGGGTTCGGTCTTGGCCTTGGTGCGGTTATATACGGTCAGCGGCCAGCCGGCTGCCTGAAGGTGCCCAGCCATCGAAAGGCCCATAACACCCGTGCCAATCCAGCCAATACGCATTTTGTCAGCCATTGATTCTCTCCTTTTGTCTACTGAAAACGGCGTTCAAGGATTGCTTTCTGCATGGCCTCGCGCGAAACGGTTTTGTTTTTGCGCACCGCGTCCACGTGGAGCCGATACAGTTCAAGGTTTCGATGCATGTTCTCGTTGAAGGGGTCATTGCCGCTGAAATCCTTTGCAAGGGATGCATCTGCGGCGGCAAGAACTTCTGGAGCAAGCAACGCGCTTTCTTCTACCTTGCTGCGGTAAAAGGTGAGGGACTTTTCAATGCTCGTATCAAGCATCACAAGGCCCCTGTTGGCAGTATCCAATATCTGCTTGAGCTTTTCAAGGGCCGCACCCTTGGCGGAAGCCTTTTCACGCTCCATACTTTCGATTTGCGTTTTCAAACTGTTACGTCTGCTGGAGTAATTTCTTATGGTTTCGATCATATATACGCCGGTACGCAGCAGCGATTGCGCTTCAAGCTGCTTCTGGCGTTCCAGCATGAGATTGTTTTCCTTGATTGTATTTCGCAGATCCTGAAGATTCTTGCGGGAGGCCTCATCCGGCGCGGCTGCCAGCAGGCGGTCGAGTTCATCAAGAGGATTACGGGCGGTCTGACCGTCCTGCGCCAGCGGGGCCAGTTTTTCGCCAGCCTTGTTCCATTCTGCGGTCAGTTCCTGCGGACGCCCGCCCCCGGGGGTGTTGATACCCGATATTACGGGGCGAAGGCCCAGATCGCGGGCGTGTGCGGGGCCGTCTGTGAGAAAGAAGGGCATTTCTTCCCTGCGGCCCGGCAGAATCTCCGCATCGCCGGAGAGGAAGGAGCCGCCCTTGCGCACAAAGCCGCCAGCAGAGCCGTGCAAACGGCCAGCCATTGAAAAGCGAAAGGCATCCAGCACCATTTCCGCCGCATTGCCAGCGGTGTCGTAAATGCCAAGCGGGTTGGGCTTGCGCGAGCCAATGTTTGCCATGCCCTCTGCCCGTGCACCCTGTTCCGGCCTGTAAACGGCGTAGTCAGCCTTGTTCTCCCCTGTGGGCAGGGCAAAAAAATCCTCCTGCAACAGCAGCTGGCTGCCAGCAGTCTGCCCGCCGCGCGCGGCGTATTCCCATTCCGTTTCTGTGGGCAGGCGCACAAAGCCCACGTTGCGCTGGTCGCCTGCAAAGCGCGGCAGCGAATCTGGCGCGTTCTGCAAAAGCCATGTGGTGTAACGGCGGGTAAAGTCCACGGCATCGTACCAGCTCATGTCCGTAGCGGGACGGGCCGCGTCTGCGCCAGGATTTGCCGTATCCGGGCAGGCATTGTCCATCACGGCATGCCATTGCAGGTTGCTGACTTCGTACTTTGCCACAAGGTAAAAGTAGTTCTGCCCCTGCGGAGCCTGTTTGCGCCACGCGGCGGGCAGGTCTTCAAGCGTAAAAGCGCCGGAAAGCGCGGTGTTGTAGCGCCGGTCGTAAAAGGCCCTGTCCTGATGGGCGCTGTCGTCCACACCGGGGCGCATGGGCATATCCCACAGCAGGCCCTTGGCAGGCACTGCCACCAGCTTGAAAACCATGCTCAGGCCGCATGGCATGGGCAGGATGATGTCGTTATCCGCCGGTTTGGGATTATAGGCGTCAGCCGTGCTCACATCGGCCTTGCGGGCCAGAGCAGCCAAAGCGGATTGCGAGGCGCAGGGGGCAAGGAGCAGAGCGCAGCACAGGGCGGCGGCAAAAAACCACTGCATAGGCGCGAGATTGCGGATGCGCAGATCAGATTTCACGGATAACCTCCGAGGGTTCAACGCGGGCAGCCCGCAAGGCAGGGGCAAGGGCGGCCAGCAGGGCAAGCCCGGAAACTGCGGCAAAGGCCAGCACAAAATGCTCCGGCAGCAGAAGGCATACCTGCTCCATGCCGGTAACGCTGGCGCTGAAAAGTTTGTTGATGGCAAAGGCCGCCACCCCGTACACGCCGGAAGCCAGCGCCGTGCCCGCAAGGGCTGTGAGCAACGATTGCACCAGCGGAAACAGCATCAGCTTGCCAGTGGTGAAGCCGTGAAGCCGCAGCAGGCCGAGGACGCGTTCCTTGCGTTTGATGCCAGCCAGAACGCTGCTGGCGGTGGATGCCAGAAAGCCAATGGCCGTTGCCGCACAAATGAGGGCAAATATCAGGTTGAGGGCGCGGGCAAGGGCTGTGACCTGCTCGATTTCTTCCGCATGGGTGTACACATCAAGCTTTTGGGCGGCAAAGGCCTCCCGCAGTGGCATCACATGGTCAAGGCCGCGGGCGTACAGGCGGAATCCGGGGTAGAGGCGCTCGCCCTGAGGGCGGGGTTCGCCTGTCCAGCCGTTCTGCGCTCCCAGTTCGGGCACGGCGCGGCCATCGCGGTAGTCTTCCGTGGCTTCCATGAGGGCCAGCGGCACGTAGGCCACATCCTTCTGTTGGGCCGCCAGAGGCAGCACTGCCGCCACACGCAGGGCCACGCGGGCAGTCTGCACCTTGCCCTGAAAGCGCCGTTCAACCTTTCCATTAAGGGTGTCGCCCTGTTTGAGGTGCAGCTTTTCCGCCGCTGAGGAAGAC is a window of Desulfovibrio desulfuricans DNA encoding:
- a CDS encoding SUMF1/EgtB/PvdO family nonheme iron enzyme encodes the protein MKSDLRIRNLAPMQWFFAAALCCALLLAPCASQSALAALARKADVSTADAYNPKPADNDIILPMPCGLSMVFKLVAVPAKGLLWDMPMRPGVDDSAHQDRAFYDRRYNTALSGAFTLEDLPAAWRKQAPQGQNYFYLVAKYEVSNLQWHAVMDNACPDTANPGADAARPATDMSWYDAVDFTRRYTTWLLQNAPDSLPRFAGDQRNVGFVRLPTETEWEYAARGGQTAGSQLLLQEDFFALPTGENKADYAVYRPEQGARAEGMANIGSRKPNPLGIYDTAGNAAEMVLDAFRFSMAGRLHGSAGGFVRKGGSFLSGDAEILPGRREEMPFFLTDGPAHARDLGLRPVISGINTPGGGRPQELTAEWNKAGEKLAPLAQDGQTARNPLDELDRLLAAAPDEASRKNLQDLRNTIKENNLMLERQKQLEAQSLLRTGVYMIETIRNYSSRRNSLKTQIESMEREKASAKGAALEKLKQILDTANRGLVMLDTSIEKSLTFYRSKVEESALLAPEVLAAADASLAKDFSGNDPFNENMHRNLELYRLHVDAVRKNKTVSREAMQKAILERRFQ
- a CDS encoding ABC transporter permease → MTANTWTTMLRLACKDYWHEFLLSACAVLGLAAVLTPLLVLYGVKFGVVQTLTERLRNDPRNLEISPVISGRYTPEYLAKLAAHPDVAFVLPRTRSIAATMDLSAGNGDARSVLVASLEPTAEGDPLLQRFGAAVPNMPQSPDTEAIGVTLSSSAAEKLHLKQGDTLNGKVERRFQGKVQTARVALRVAAVLPLAAQQKDVAYVPLALMEATEDYRDGRAVPELGAQNGWTGEPRPQGERLYPGFRLYARGLDHVMPLREAFAAQKLDVYTHAEEIEQVTALARALNLIFALICAATAIGFLASTASSVLAGIKRKERVLGLLRLHGFTTGKLMLFPLVQSLLTALAGTALASGVYGVAAFAINKLFSASVTGMEQVCLLLPEHFVLAFAAVSGLALLAALAPALRAARVEPSEVIREI